The nucleotide sequence GGGTCTGTCGCTATTTGGATCGCTCGCCGTTCAAGAGCCCCAATCGAGCTACATTCAAGAACCAATACAGGCATCACAAACATTTCTGCCCTTGGCGCGACCTCAAGGGTTCGTTAAAACATAAGGGGAAGGAGCAGTCGTGCCGACATTTAATCTCAGACAGCGCGAGATGGCAGAAGCCATGGTCGACCTCAGTCACCGTAATCCGTTCGGCGAGGGCCGTATTCGTGCGGAGCAGCGGGTATTGGGTGAGAGTGCTATCGGAGGTGACAAACTCTGGAGCTGGACCGGTGAGGCGAGTTCTCGGCGACCCAACATCGCGCTGATACGTGAGCGATCTGAGCGATTGGTAGGAGAAATGCGAGCGGCAATGATTGCCGCGAATGGGGCGCAGAGTGAGGAGGAGCTGACTCTTTACATCGATACTGTTCTGTTCACCTTCTTTCATAAATACGACTATGCTTGGCAAGCCCTGGCGGACTCGGAAATGGCTGGCAGGCAGGTTACTCTAGAGCCTGTTCCGTTTTACGACGATCTGTGCCGAGACATTCAAGACTACTGCACAATCAATGGGCGTGCGTACATGCCGATGGAGCGCATGCCGCACTTGATGGCGCTTGGTTTTCAGCTTCGGCGCGCCTTTCACTTTATCTTCCAAACCATCGTAGGGTCTGGCCGCGCAGCAAGTCAGCTTCGCATGTCGGTTTGGGAATCGATTGTTACGCATAACACGCGACGATACAGCAAAGGCCTTTATGCCAAGATGGCTGAAATCCCCACTTTAATCTGTGGGCCATCGGGTACGGGTAAAGAACTGGTTGCTCGAGCGATTGGTTGGTCTCGGTATGTCCCGTTTGATGGTCGTCGAAAATGTTACGAAGGTTCATTCGTGGGACGTTTTTATCCCATCAGTTTGGCCGCACTTTCAAGCTCCGTCATTGAGTCGGAACTCTTTGGGCATAGCAGAGGTTCGTTTACGGGTGCAGCGGGTGACAGAGCTGGTTTTTTCGAGGTCGCTGGAGCCCATGGAACGGTTTTCCTGGATGAAATAGGTGAAGTAAGCCTCGACATCCAGGTTAAGCTCTTACGGGTTTTGCAAACGAGAATGTTTCAACGAATGGGTGACACCGCGCCACGTCGATTTGAAGGAAAAATCGTTGCCGCCACCAACGCCGATTTGGTCACGATGATGCGAGATGGTCGCTTTCGTGAAGATTTGTTCTACCGGCTTTGCGCTGACCTCGTGGAGACACCATCCCTTGCTGAGCAGATCTCTGATGATCCGGAAGCACTTACGAATCTTCTCGGCTTTATTTCCAACAGAGTGGTTGGGGCTGATCTGGGGCGTGAACTTGCTTACGACGTAAATCAATGGATTAACAAAGAATTACCGCCTAACTACCGCTGGCCGGGTAATATTCGAGAGCTTGAGCAATGCGTGCGTAACGTCTTGGTCCGTAATCGTTATACCCCAGTTCGCGGTCAACCCGCGGGGGGGACCGGCTTACCTGAAGCCGTGAAGTCTCGTGAGGTGCAGCTTAATGAGCTTGTTCAA is from Deltaproteobacteria bacterium and encodes:
- a CDS encoding sigma 54-interacting transcriptional regulator, which translates into the protein MPTFNLRQREMAEAMVDLSHRNPFGEGRIRAEQRVLGESAIGGDKLWSWTGEASSRRPNIALIRERSERLVGEMRAAMIAANGAQSEEELTLYIDTVLFTFFHKYDYAWQALADSEMAGRQVTLEPVPFYDDLCRDIQDYCTINGRAYMPMERMPHLMALGFQLRRAFHFIFQTIVGSGRAASQLRMSVWESIVTHNTRRYSKGLYAKMAEIPTLICGPSGTGKELVARAIGWSRYVPFDGRRKCYEGSFVGRFYPISLAALSSSVIESELFGHSRGSFTGAAGDRAGFFEVAGAHGTVFLDEIGEVSLDIQVKLLRVLQTRMFQRMGDTAPRRFEGKIVAATNADLVTMMRDGRFREDLFYRLCADLVETPSLAEQISDDPEALTNLLGFISNRVVGADLGRELAYDVNQWINKELPPNYRWPGNIRELEQCVRNVLVRNRYTPVRGQPAGGTGLPEAVKSREVQLNELVQWYCTEVYAESKGYEDAAARLGIDPRTLKSKIDWERLEKLQGD